A genomic stretch from Anoplopoma fimbria isolate UVic2021 breed Golden Eagle Sablefish chromosome 8, Afim_UVic_2022, whole genome shotgun sequence includes:
- the LOC129094389 gene encoding vitellogenin-like isoform X1 has translation MRVVVLALTLAFVACQPHNLVPDFAAGKTYVYKYEALLLGGLPEQGLSRAGLKVSSKVLISSAAENIYLLKLVELEIFEFSGVWPKDPLIPAPKLTSALAAQLLTPIKFEYANGVVGKMFAPEGVSTMVLNVYRGILNVLQLNIKKTQNVYELQEAGAQGVCKTLYAISEDEKAERILLTKTRDLNHCQERVVKDMGMAYTQKCTKCQQDSKNLRGATAYSYVLKPVAHGILILEAAVHELIQFSPFTELNGAAQMETKQSLVFLEIQRAPIVPSDAQYLHRGSLKYEFSTELLQTPIQLIKITNVQAQIAEVLNHLVAHNMEKVHEDAPLKFLELIQLLRVARFEDLEMLWSQYRTKPAYRQWILDAIPTIGTPVALKFIKFKLLADDLSVVEAAQALIASVHMVTANTEAIKLLESLAVNNKILENPVLREIVLLGYGTMVAKHCVELADCPAELIKPIHDLLAEAVAKDETQDIILLLKVLGNAGLPTSLKPITKILPIHGTPAASLPMRVHADAILALRNIAKKEPRMIQELALQLYMDKALHPELRMLACILLFETSPPMGLVTTLANIVKTEKNLQVASFTYSHMKSLTRSTAPIHASVAAACNVAIKILSPRLDRLSLRFSKAIHMDIYNSPLMLGAAASTFYINDAATILPRSIVAKTSAYLAGAAADILEVGVRTEGLQEVLLKNPELIDNVDRITKMKRVIKALSQWKALPTSTPLGSVYVKFFGQEIAFANFDKVLVDQAIALATGPSAQAMGRRAIRALLSGASFHIAKPLLATEVRRIMPTAAGLPMELSLYTAAVAAAVVQVKATTTPALPEKFPLAHLLKTDIRFETEIRPSIAVNTFAVMGVNTALLQAAMISKAKLHSFVPAKIIARLDINEGSFKVEILPVSVPEQIAAVRIETVAVARNVEDLAAAKITPIIPTKVLQSISREMLSPESVSSAADSLSKSSEIFNQDEATIMRRKAVQFEKKYCANALAIGLKGCLRVATENAASIRDIALYKLAGKHSIALTIKPIEGEEIERLVMEVQVGPKAAEKLIKQINLSEEIVEERPALMKLKKILVPGQENINSSPSSSSSSSSSSSARTSSSSSSSSSSSSRLSSARAVSRTSSASNLASLFSADSSSSSSSARLSKGAIYSHKFQRNHKAEVRLDGDLTSVAVSMSRSSASSFEAIYRQNKFLGTGVAPIFAIIFRAVRADKKIMGYQIAVYLDKPTARLQIILAALAADNNFKICADGVLLSKHKVTAKIAWGAECKQYDTLITAETGLLGPSPAARLRVSWNALPTALKRYAKKMYDYIPATMLPGLIKAKTETTANQLSATVVATSDKTIDLIWKAPTNTVYKLSVHLPIAMPLKEIKGLTPFDGVADNAHYLLAKAGAAECSFSKDTLTTFNNRRYKNQMPLSCYQVLAQDCTDELKFMVLLKKDQIEQNHINVKIADIDIDLYPKNTDLIVKVNGMEIPITNLPYQHPTAKIQISPKGEGISVYAPSLGLHEVYFDKNSWTVKVVDWMKGQTCGLCGKADGEVRQEYRTPNGRLIKDAVSYAHSWVLPAESCRDTSECRMKLESVQLERQVNHGQECYSVEPVLRCLPGCFPVKTTSVTVGFHCLPADSAMIRPESLSNMNDNSVDLREKTEAHLACSCTAQCA, from the exons ATGAGAGTGGTCGTGCTTGCCTTGACATTGGCCTTCGTGG CTTGTCAACCTCATAACTTGG TTCCTGATTTTGCTGCCGGTAAAACTTATGTGTACAAGTATGAGGCCCTGCTCCTGGGCGGTCTGCCTGAGCAAGGTCTGTCAAGAGCAGGACTCAAAGTCAGCAGCAAAGTTCTCATCAGTTCTGCAGCCGAAAATATTTACCTGCTGAAG CTTGTGGAACTTGAGATCTTTGAGTTCAGTGGCGTCTGGCCTAAGGATCCTTTAATCCCAGCACCCAAGCTGACTTCAGCCCTGGCAGCCCAGCTCTTGACTCCCATCAAGTTTGAGTATGCCAATGGTGTTGTTGGAAAAATGTTTGCCCCTGAGGGGGTTTCCACAATGGTGCTCAACGTCTACAGAGGTATCCTGAATGTCCTTCAGCTCAACATCAAGAAGACACAGAATGTCTATGAGTTGCAGGAG GCCGGAGCTCAGGGTGTGTGCAAGACCCTCTATGCCATCAGTGAAGACGAAAAGGCTGAACGCATCCTTTTGACAAAGACCAGGGATCTGAACCACTGTCAAGAGAGGGTTGTGAAGGACATGGGGATGGCATACACTCAGAAATGTACAAAGTGCCAGCAG GATTCAAAGAATCTGAGAGGAGCTACAGCATACAGCTACGTCTTGAAGCCGGTTGCACATGGCATCCTGATCCTTGAGGCAGCTGTCCATGAGCTGATCCAGTTCTCCCCATTCACTGAGCTCAATGGAGCTGCTCAGATGGAGACCAA GCAATCGTTGGTCTTCCTTGAGATTCAGAGGGCCCCCATTGTACCCAGCGATGCTCAGTATCTTCACCGTGGATCCCTTAAGTACGAGTTTTCCACTGAGCTTCTTCAGACACCCATTCAGCTCATCAAGATCACCAATGTACAGGCCCAG ATTGCAGAGGTTCTGAATCATCTGGTTGCTCACAATATGGAGAAAGTCCATGAGGATGCCCCTCTGAAGTTTTTGGAACTCATTCAGCTCCTCCGTGTAGCACGCTTTGAAGACCTGGAAATGCTTTGGAGCCAATACAGAACCAAACCTGCCTACAG ACAGTGGATCTTGGATGCCATCCCCACCATTGGAACTCCTGTTGCTCTGAAATTTATCAAGTTTAAATTACTGGCTGATGACCTTTCTGTTGTGGAAGCTGCTCAGGCTTTGATTGCATCTGTTCACATGGTGACAGCAAACACTGAGGCCATTAAGCTGCTTGAG TCCCTGGCAGTCAACAACAAGATACTAGAAAACCCAGTTCTGCGTGAGATTGTCCTTCTTGGCTATGGTACCATGGTCGCAAAACACTGTGTTGAGTTGGCTGACTGCCCTGCTGAACTTATAAAG CCCATCCATGACCTCCTTGCCGAGGCTGTCGCTAAAGATGAGACCCAGGACATCATTCTGCTCCTGAAGGTTTTGGGTAACGCTGGTCTTCCTACTAGCCTTAAACCAATCACAAAGATCCTGCCCATACATGGCACTCCAGCTGCATCTCTGCCCATGAGAGTCCATGCTGATGCTATCCTGGCCCTGAGGAACATTGCAAAGAAGGAGCCCAGAATG ATCCAGGAATTGGCTCTTCAGCTCTATATGGACAAGGCTCTTCACCCAGAGCTCCGCATGCTTGCATGTATACTGCTGTTTGAAACAAGTCCTCCAATGGGTTTGGTGACAACTCTTGCCAACATTGTTAAGACAGAGAAGAATCTGCAGGTAGCAAGCTTCACTTATTCTCACATGAAGTCCCTGACCAGGAGCACCGCCCCTATCCATGCCTCAGT TGCTGCAGCTTGCAATGTCGCCATCAAAATCTTGAGCCCAAGGCTGGACAGACTGAGCTTACGTTTCAGCAAAGCCATCCACATGGACATCTATAACA GTCCCTTGATGCTTGGTGCTGCTGCCAGCACTTTCTACATCAATGATGCTGCTACCATTCTGCCCAGATCTATTGTGGCTAAGACCAGTGCCTACcttgctggagctgctgctgatatTCTGGAG GTTGGAGTAAGAACTGAGGGACTCCAGGAGGTTCTTCTGAAAAACCCTGAACTCATTGACAATGTTGACAGGATCACTAAGATGAAGCGTGTCATTAAGGCT CTCTCTCAGTGGAAGGCTCTGCCCACCAGCACACCTCTGGGCTCTGTCTATGTCAAATTCTTCGGACAAGAAATTGCCTTTGCTAACTTTGACAAAGTCTTGGTTGACCAGGCCATTGCG CTCGCCACTGGACCCTCTGCTCAGGCAATGGGTAGGAGGGCCATCAGGGCTCTGCTGTCTGGTGCTTCCTTCCACATTGCTAAGCCATTGCTGGCCACTGAAGTGAGGCGTATCATGCCAACTGCTGCTGGTCTTCCTATGGAGCTCAGTCTGTATACTGCTGCTGTGGCTGCCGCAGTTGTTCAAG TCAAGGCCACCACAACACCAGCTCTGCCAGAAAAATTCCCTCTTGCTCACCTTCTGAAGACAGACATCCGGTTTGAGACTGAGATTAGACCAAG CATTGCTGTGAACACATTCGCTGTGATGGGGGTAAACACCGCCCTACTCCAGGCTGCTATGATCTCAAAGGCTAAACTCCACTCCTTTGTGCCCGCAAAAATCATTGCAAGACTTGACATCAATGAGGGCTCCTTTAAGGTTGAAATTCTGCCTGTTTCTGTGCCTGAACAAATTGCAGCTGTGCG taTTGAGACTGTTGCTGTGGCAAGAAATGTTGAAGATCTCGCTGCTGCAAAAATCACTCCCATCATCCCTACCAAGGTCTTGCAGTCCATCTCAAGGGAGATGCTCTCACCTGAGAGTGTTTCATCTGCTGCTGATAGTTTG TCAAAATCCTCAGAGATCTTTAACCAGGATGAGGCAACCATTATGAGACGCAAAGCAGTTCAGTTTGAGAAGAAGTACTGTGCCAATGCTTTGGCCATTGGACTGAAGGGCTGTTTGAGGGTTGCCACTGAAAACGCTGCTTCCATCCGTGACATTGCCCTTTACAAACTGGCTGGAAAGCACTCTATCGCTCTTACCATCAAACCAA TTGAAGGCGAGGAAATTGAGAGACTGGTGATGGAGGTTCAAGTTGGACCAAAGGCTGCAGAGAAGCTCATTAAACAGATCAACCTGAGTGAAGAAATTGTTGAAGAAAGACCGGCTTTGATGAAGCTCAAGAAAATCCTGGTTCCTGGTCAGGAGAATATCAACTCATCTCCCTCCTCTAGCTCCAGCAGTTCTTCCAGCTCCTCAGCCCgtaccagcagcagcagcagcagcagcagcagcagcagcagcagactcaGCTCCGCCAGAGCTGTGAGCAGAACTAGCTCTGCATCTAACCTTGCATCTCTCTTTAGTGCTGACTCAAGTTCCTCTAGCTCCAGTGCTCGTCTCTCAAAG GGAGCGATTTATAGCCACAAGTTCCAGAGGAACCACAAAGCCGAGGTACGTTTAGATGGG GATCTCACCTCAGTTGCAGTTTCCATGAGCAGGAGCAGTGCCTCAAGCTTTGAGGCCATCTACAGACAG AACAAATTCCTTGGCACTGGAGTTGCTCCTATCTTTGCCATCATCTTCCGTGCCGTCAGAGCCGACAAAAAGATAATGGGATACCAGATAGCAGTCTACCTGGACAAACCTACTGCCAGACTTCAGATTATTCTGGCTGCCTTGGCTGCCGATAACAACTTTAAGATCTGTGCTGATGGGGTTCTGCTTAGCAAGCACAAAGTCACA GCTAAAATCGCATGGGGAGCAGAATGCAAGCAATATGACACATTGATCACAGCGGAGACTGGTCTTCTTGGTCCAAGCCCTGCAGCTCGCCTCAGAGTGTCCTGGAACGCACTGCCTACAGCACTTAAACGCTATGCCAAAAA gatGTATGACTACATTCCTGCTACCATGCTGCCTGGCTTGATAAAAGCAAAGACTGAAACAACTGCCAATCAGCTCTCAGCGACAGTGGTTGCCACATCTGACAAGACCATTGACCTCATTTGGAAAGCACCAACA AATACTGTCTATAAGCTGTCTGTGCATCTTCCCATCGCTATGCCACTTAAAGAAATCAAAGGTCTCACCCCCTTCGATGGCGTTGCTGATAACGCCCACTACTTGCTTGCCAAGGCTGGAGCAG CTGAATGCAGCTTCAGCAAAGACACACTGACCACATTCAACAACAGGAGATACAAGAACCAGATGCCATTGTCTTGCTACCAAGTTCTGGCACAGGATTGTACTGACGAGCTGAAATTCATGGTTCTGCTGAAGAAGGATCAAATTGAGCAGAACCATATCAATGTGAAAATTGCTGACAT TGATATTGACCTGTACCCGAAGAACACTGACTTGATTGTGAAGGTCAATGGAATGGAAATACCTATCACCAACCTGCCATACCAGCATCCCACAG ctAAAATCCAGATCAGTCCAAAGGGTGAGGGCATCTCTGTGTACGCTCCCAGCCTGGGTCTTCATGAAGTCTATTTTGACAAGAACTCATGGACG GTTAAAGTTGTGGACTGGATGAAGGGACAGACCTGTGGACTCTGTGGAAAGGCTGACGGTGAAGTCAGACAGGAGTACCGCACACCCAACGGCCGCTTGATCAAGGACGCAGTCAGCTACGCCCATTCCTGGGTTCTGCCAGCCGAGAGCTGCAGGGACACCTCTG AGTGCCGCATGAAGCTCGAATCTGTGCAGCTGGAGAGGCAGGTAAACCATGGCCAGGAATGCTACTCCGTTGAGCCTGTTCTGCGCTGTCTGCCCGGCTGTTTCCCTGTAAAGACCACCTCCGTCACTGTTGGCTTCCACTGCCTGCCTGCTG ATTCTGCCATGATTCGCCCAGAGAGTCTGAGCAACATGAACGATAACAGCGTGGACCTCAGGGAAAAGACAGAAGCCCACCTCGCCTGCAGCTGCACTGCTCAGTGTGCTTAA
- the LOC129094389 gene encoding vitellogenin-1-like isoform X3 — protein MRVVVLALTLAFVACQPHNLVPDFAAGKTYVYKYEALLLGGLPEQGLSRAGLKVSSKVLISSAAENIYLLKLVELEIFEFSGVWPKDPLIPAPKLTSALAAQLLTPIKFEYANGVVGKMFAPEGVSTMVLNVYRGILNVLQLNIKKTQNVYELQEAGAQGVCKTLYAISEDEKAERILLTKTRDLNHCQERVVKDMGMAYTQKCTKCQQDSKNLRGATAYSYVLKPVAHGILILEAAVHELIQFSPFTELNGAAQMETKQSLVFLEIQRAPIVPSDAQYLHRGSLKYEFSTELLQTPIQLIKITNVQAQIAEVLNHLVAHNMEKVHEDAPLKFLELIQLLRVARFEDLEMLWSQYRTKPAYRQWILDAIPTIGTPVALKFIKFKLLADDLSVVEAAQALIASVHMVTANTEAIKLLESLAVNNKILENPVLREIVLLGYGTMVAKHCVELADCPAELIKPIHDLLAEAVAKDETQDIILLLKVLGNAGLPTSLKPITKILPIHGTPAASLPMRVHADAILALRNIAKKEPRMIQELALQLYMDKALHPELRMLACILLFETSPPMGLVTTLANIVKTEKNLQVASFTYSHMKSLTRSTAPIHASVAAACNVAIKILSPRLDRLSLRFSKAIHMDIYNSPLMLGAAASTFYINDAATILPRSIVAKTSAYLAGAAADILEVGVRTEGLQEVLLKNPELIDNVDRITKMKRVIKALSQWKALPTSTPLGSVYVKFFGQEIAFANFDKVLVDQAIALATGPSAQAMGRRAIRALLSGASFHIAKPLLATEVRRIMPTAAGLPMELSLYTAAVAAAVVQVKATTTPALPEKFPLAHLLKTDIRFETEIRPSIAVNTFAVMGVNTALLQAAMISKAKLHSFVPAKIIARLDINEGSFKVEILPVSVPEQIAAVRIETVAVARNVEDLAAAKITPIIPTKVLQSISREMLSPESVSSAADSLSKSSEIFNQDEATIMRRKAVQFEKKYCANALAIGLKGCLRVATENAASIRDIALYKLAGKHSIALTIKPIEGEEIERLVMEVQVGPKAAEKLIKQINLSEEIVEERPALMKLKKILVPGQENINSSPSSSSSSSSSSSARTSSSSSSSSSSSSRLSSARAVSRTSSASNLASLFSADSSSSSSSARLSKGAIYSHKFQRNHKAEVLSMSRSSASSFEAIYRQNKFLGTGVAPIFAIIFRAVRADKKIMGYQIAVYLDKPTARLQIILAALAADNNFKICADGVLLSKHKVTAKIAWGAECKQYDTLITAETGLLGPSPAARLRVSWNALPTALKRYAKKMYDYIPATMLPGLIKAKTETTANQLSATVVATSDKTIDLIWKAPTNTVYKLSVHLPIAMPLKEIKGLTPFDGVADNAHYLLAKAGAAECSFSKDTLTTFNNRRYKNQMPLSCYQVLAQDCTDELKFMVLLKKDQIEQNHINVKIADIDIDLYPKNTDLIVKVNGMEIPITNLPYQHPTAKIQISPKGEGISVYAPSLGLHEVYFDKNSWTVKVVDWMKGQTCGLCGKADGEVRQEYRTPNGRLIKDAVSYAHSWVLPAESCRDTSECRMKLESVQLERQVNHGQECYSVEPVLRCLPGCFPVKTTSVTVGFHCLPADSAMIRPESLSNMNDNSVDLREKTEAHLACSCTAQCA, from the exons ATGAGAGTGGTCGTGCTTGCCTTGACATTGGCCTTCGTGG CTTGTCAACCTCATAACTTGG TTCCTGATTTTGCTGCCGGTAAAACTTATGTGTACAAGTATGAGGCCCTGCTCCTGGGCGGTCTGCCTGAGCAAGGTCTGTCAAGAGCAGGACTCAAAGTCAGCAGCAAAGTTCTCATCAGTTCTGCAGCCGAAAATATTTACCTGCTGAAG CTTGTGGAACTTGAGATCTTTGAGTTCAGTGGCGTCTGGCCTAAGGATCCTTTAATCCCAGCACCCAAGCTGACTTCAGCCCTGGCAGCCCAGCTCTTGACTCCCATCAAGTTTGAGTATGCCAATGGTGTTGTTGGAAAAATGTTTGCCCCTGAGGGGGTTTCCACAATGGTGCTCAACGTCTACAGAGGTATCCTGAATGTCCTTCAGCTCAACATCAAGAAGACACAGAATGTCTATGAGTTGCAGGAG GCCGGAGCTCAGGGTGTGTGCAAGACCCTCTATGCCATCAGTGAAGACGAAAAGGCTGAACGCATCCTTTTGACAAAGACCAGGGATCTGAACCACTGTCAAGAGAGGGTTGTGAAGGACATGGGGATGGCATACACTCAGAAATGTACAAAGTGCCAGCAG GATTCAAAGAATCTGAGAGGAGCTACAGCATACAGCTACGTCTTGAAGCCGGTTGCACATGGCATCCTGATCCTTGAGGCAGCTGTCCATGAGCTGATCCAGTTCTCCCCATTCACTGAGCTCAATGGAGCTGCTCAGATGGAGACCAA GCAATCGTTGGTCTTCCTTGAGATTCAGAGGGCCCCCATTGTACCCAGCGATGCTCAGTATCTTCACCGTGGATCCCTTAAGTACGAGTTTTCCACTGAGCTTCTTCAGACACCCATTCAGCTCATCAAGATCACCAATGTACAGGCCCAG ATTGCAGAGGTTCTGAATCATCTGGTTGCTCACAATATGGAGAAAGTCCATGAGGATGCCCCTCTGAAGTTTTTGGAACTCATTCAGCTCCTCCGTGTAGCACGCTTTGAAGACCTGGAAATGCTTTGGAGCCAATACAGAACCAAACCTGCCTACAG ACAGTGGATCTTGGATGCCATCCCCACCATTGGAACTCCTGTTGCTCTGAAATTTATCAAGTTTAAATTACTGGCTGATGACCTTTCTGTTGTGGAAGCTGCTCAGGCTTTGATTGCATCTGTTCACATGGTGACAGCAAACACTGAGGCCATTAAGCTGCTTGAG TCCCTGGCAGTCAACAACAAGATACTAGAAAACCCAGTTCTGCGTGAGATTGTCCTTCTTGGCTATGGTACCATGGTCGCAAAACACTGTGTTGAGTTGGCTGACTGCCCTGCTGAACTTATAAAG CCCATCCATGACCTCCTTGCCGAGGCTGTCGCTAAAGATGAGACCCAGGACATCATTCTGCTCCTGAAGGTTTTGGGTAACGCTGGTCTTCCTACTAGCCTTAAACCAATCACAAAGATCCTGCCCATACATGGCACTCCAGCTGCATCTCTGCCCATGAGAGTCCATGCTGATGCTATCCTGGCCCTGAGGAACATTGCAAAGAAGGAGCCCAGAATG ATCCAGGAATTGGCTCTTCAGCTCTATATGGACAAGGCTCTTCACCCAGAGCTCCGCATGCTTGCATGTATACTGCTGTTTGAAACAAGTCCTCCAATGGGTTTGGTGACAACTCTTGCCAACATTGTTAAGACAGAGAAGAATCTGCAGGTAGCAAGCTTCACTTATTCTCACATGAAGTCCCTGACCAGGAGCACCGCCCCTATCCATGCCTCAGT TGCTGCAGCTTGCAATGTCGCCATCAAAATCTTGAGCCCAAGGCTGGACAGACTGAGCTTACGTTTCAGCAAAGCCATCCACATGGACATCTATAACA GTCCCTTGATGCTTGGTGCTGCTGCCAGCACTTTCTACATCAATGATGCTGCTACCATTCTGCCCAGATCTATTGTGGCTAAGACCAGTGCCTACcttgctggagctgctgctgatatTCTGGAG GTTGGAGTAAGAACTGAGGGACTCCAGGAGGTTCTTCTGAAAAACCCTGAACTCATTGACAATGTTGACAGGATCACTAAGATGAAGCGTGTCATTAAGGCT CTCTCTCAGTGGAAGGCTCTGCCCACCAGCACACCTCTGGGCTCTGTCTATGTCAAATTCTTCGGACAAGAAATTGCCTTTGCTAACTTTGACAAAGTCTTGGTTGACCAGGCCATTGCG CTCGCCACTGGACCCTCTGCTCAGGCAATGGGTAGGAGGGCCATCAGGGCTCTGCTGTCTGGTGCTTCCTTCCACATTGCTAAGCCATTGCTGGCCACTGAAGTGAGGCGTATCATGCCAACTGCTGCTGGTCTTCCTATGGAGCTCAGTCTGTATACTGCTGCTGTGGCTGCCGCAGTTGTTCAAG TCAAGGCCACCACAACACCAGCTCTGCCAGAAAAATTCCCTCTTGCTCACCTTCTGAAGACAGACATCCGGTTTGAGACTGAGATTAGACCAAG CATTGCTGTGAACACATTCGCTGTGATGGGGGTAAACACCGCCCTACTCCAGGCTGCTATGATCTCAAAGGCTAAACTCCACTCCTTTGTGCCCGCAAAAATCATTGCAAGACTTGACATCAATGAGGGCTCCTTTAAGGTTGAAATTCTGCCTGTTTCTGTGCCTGAACAAATTGCAGCTGTGCG taTTGAGACTGTTGCTGTGGCAAGAAATGTTGAAGATCTCGCTGCTGCAAAAATCACTCCCATCATCCCTACCAAGGTCTTGCAGTCCATCTCAAGGGAGATGCTCTCACCTGAGAGTGTTTCATCTGCTGCTGATAGTTTG TCAAAATCCTCAGAGATCTTTAACCAGGATGAGGCAACCATTATGAGACGCAAAGCAGTTCAGTTTGAGAAGAAGTACTGTGCCAATGCTTTGGCCATTGGACTGAAGGGCTGTTTGAGGGTTGCCACTGAAAACGCTGCTTCCATCCGTGACATTGCCCTTTACAAACTGGCTGGAAAGCACTCTATCGCTCTTACCATCAAACCAA TTGAAGGCGAGGAAATTGAGAGACTGGTGATGGAGGTTCAAGTTGGACCAAAGGCTGCAGAGAAGCTCATTAAACAGATCAACCTGAGTGAAGAAATTGTTGAAGAAAGACCGGCTTTGATGAAGCTCAAGAAAATCCTGGTTCCTGGTCAGGAGAATATCAACTCATCTCCCTCCTCTAGCTCCAGCAGTTCTTCCAGCTCCTCAGCCCgtaccagcagcagcagcagcagcagcagcagcagcagcagcagactcaGCTCCGCCAGAGCTGTGAGCAGAACTAGCTCTGCATCTAACCTTGCATCTCTCTTTAGTGCTGACTCAAGTTCCTCTAGCTCCAGTGCTCGTCTCTCAAAG GGAGCGATTTATAGCCACAAGTTCCAGAGGAACCACAAAGCCGAGGTAC TTTCCATGAGCAGGAGCAGTGCCTCAAGCTTTGAGGCCATCTACAGACAG AACAAATTCCTTGGCACTGGAGTTGCTCCTATCTTTGCCATCATCTTCCGTGCCGTCAGAGCCGACAAAAAGATAATGGGATACCAGATAGCAGTCTACCTGGACAAACCTACTGCCAGACTTCAGATTATTCTGGCTGCCTTGGCTGCCGATAACAACTTTAAGATCTGTGCTGATGGGGTTCTGCTTAGCAAGCACAAAGTCACA GCTAAAATCGCATGGGGAGCAGAATGCAAGCAATATGACACATTGATCACAGCGGAGACTGGTCTTCTTGGTCCAAGCCCTGCAGCTCGCCTCAGAGTGTCCTGGAACGCACTGCCTACAGCACTTAAACGCTATGCCAAAAA gatGTATGACTACATTCCTGCTACCATGCTGCCTGGCTTGATAAAAGCAAAGACTGAAACAACTGCCAATCAGCTCTCAGCGACAGTGGTTGCCACATCTGACAAGACCATTGACCTCATTTGGAAAGCACCAACA AATACTGTCTATAAGCTGTCTGTGCATCTTCCCATCGCTATGCCACTTAAAGAAATCAAAGGTCTCACCCCCTTCGATGGCGTTGCTGATAACGCCCACTACTTGCTTGCCAAGGCTGGAGCAG CTGAATGCAGCTTCAGCAAAGACACACTGACCACATTCAACAACAGGAGATACAAGAACCAGATGCCATTGTCTTGCTACCAAGTTCTGGCACAGGATTGTACTGACGAGCTGAAATTCATGGTTCTGCTGAAGAAGGATCAAATTGAGCAGAACCATATCAATGTGAAAATTGCTGACAT TGATATTGACCTGTACCCGAAGAACACTGACTTGATTGTGAAGGTCAATGGAATGGAAATACCTATCACCAACCTGCCATACCAGCATCCCACAG ctAAAATCCAGATCAGTCCAAAGGGTGAGGGCATCTCTGTGTACGCTCCCAGCCTGGGTCTTCATGAAGTCTATTTTGACAAGAACTCATGGACG GTTAAAGTTGTGGACTGGATGAAGGGACAGACCTGTGGACTCTGTGGAAAGGCTGACGGTGAAGTCAGACAGGAGTACCGCACACCCAACGGCCGCTTGATCAAGGACGCAGTCAGCTACGCCCATTCCTGGGTTCTGCCAGCCGAGAGCTGCAGGGACACCTCTG AGTGCCGCATGAAGCTCGAATCTGTGCAGCTGGAGAGGCAGGTAAACCATGGCCAGGAATGCTACTCCGTTGAGCCTGTTCTGCGCTGTCTGCCCGGCTGTTTCCCTGTAAAGACCACCTCCGTCACTGTTGGCTTCCACTGCCTGCCTGCTG ATTCTGCCATGATTCGCCCAGAGAGTCTGAGCAACATGAACGATAACAGCGTGGACCTCAGGGAAAAGACAGAAGCCCACCTCGCCTGCAGCTGCACTGCTCAGTGTGCTTAA